The Helicobacter mustelae genome has a segment encoding these proteins:
- the rny gene encoding ribonuclease Y: MLSYLIISSLGVGLFVGIITFFVVKRLYHSNRDFIIDQARAKAKAIEFEATTLLQKQNLKLKEQEMELREQFEEKSSSIIKEYEDKLSRLKDKEYQISQKSRSDRLFLEQEQDRLANLKNKLLHQEVEYKKLIKDCEEYSKAMLETLSSYTQLTQEEAKHILLDQLQKELIIEQARFIKRSEREAMEQAKKRANYIIAQAISRYAGEFATEKLINVVHLPNDEIKGKIIGKEGRNIKTFEMITGVDVIIDDTPGMVILSNFNLYRRAIAVRTMELLIQDGRIQPANIEEIYKKVSQEMENLVLEEGQKVVIDLGLNNIHPEIQRLIGKLKYRASFGQNALGHSIEVAKLARLMAAELGADEDLACRAGLLHDIGKVFTQESGNHVTRGADVCKRYNEHPVVINAILSHHGDEEATSIESALVCAADAISAGRPGARKEVLENFLNRMQDIEKIAAQKFGVKQAYAISAGREVRVIARADLLSDEGAVVLAREIARDIESTLQYPGEIKVNVIRETRSVDFAR; encoded by the coding sequence ATGTTAAGTTACCTGATTATCAGCTCTTTGGGCGTAGGCCTATTTGTGGGGATTATCACTTTTTTTGTCGTAAAAAGGCTCTACCACTCTAATAGAGATTTCATCATCGATCAAGCCAGAGCCAAGGCCAAGGCCATTGAGTTTGAGGCTACCACCTTGCTACAGAAGCAAAATCTAAAGCTCAAGGAGCAGGAGATGGAGCTAAGAGAGCAGTTTGAAGAAAAATCCTCTTCCATCATCAAAGAATACGAAGACAAGCTCTCCCGTCTAAAAGACAAGGAATACCAGATTTCCCAAAAAAGTCGAAGCGATAGATTGTTTTTGGAGCAGGAACAAGATCGACTTGCTAACCTCAAAAATAAGCTCTTGCACCAAGAAGTCGAATACAAAAAACTCATCAAGGATTGTGAGGAATACTCTAAAGCAATGCTTGAGACCCTAAGCTCCTACACCCAGCTCACACAAGAGGAAGCCAAGCATATCCTTCTTGACCAACTTCAAAAAGAACTTATTATTGAGCAGGCTCGTTTCATCAAGCGCTCTGAGCGCGAAGCCATGGAGCAGGCAAAAAAGCGTGCAAATTATATCATCGCCCAGGCTATTAGTCGCTATGCTGGGGAATTTGCCACAGAAAAACTCATCAATGTGGTTCATTTGCCCAATGATGAAATCAAGGGCAAAATCATTGGCAAGGAAGGGCGGAATATCAAGACTTTTGAAATGATTACTGGAGTGGATGTGATTATTGATGATACTCCTGGGATGGTTATTTTGAGTAATTTCAATCTTTATCGTCGTGCTATTGCAGTGCGAACCATGGAGCTGCTAATCCAAGATGGCAGAATCCAGCCTGCCAATATCGAAGAAATCTATAAAAAAGTCTCGCAGGAAATGGAAAATCTTGTATTAGAAGAGGGGCAAAAAGTTGTCATTGATTTGGGACTCAATAATATCCATCCTGAAATCCAGCGTCTCATTGGAAAGCTAAAATATCGCGCGAGCTTTGGCCAAAATGCCCTGGGGCATTCCATCGAGGTGGCCAAGCTTGCAAGGCTTATGGCTGCAGAGCTCGGTGCAGATGAAGATTTGGCTTGCCGTGCGGGGCTCTTGCATGATATTGGCAAGGTTTTCACCCAAGAGAGTGGCAATCATGTAACTCGAGGCGCTGATGTTTGCAAGCGTTATAACGAGCATCCTGTGGTAATCAATGCCATTCTTTCTCATCATGGTGATGAGGAGGCCACAAGCATAGAATCTGCCCTTGTTTGCGCAGCAGATGCTATTAGTGCGGGGCGTCCTGGTGCGCGCAAAGAGGTGTTAGAAAACTTCTTAAACCGCATGCAGGATATTGAAAAGATTGCTGCACAAAAATTTGGCGTCAAGCAGGCTTATGCTATTAGTGCGGGTCGGGAGGTCCGCGTGATTGCTAGGGCAGATTTGTTGAGTGATGAGGGCGCAGTGGTGCTTGCGCGCGAGATTGCAAGAGACATTGAATCCACCCTCCAATATCCTGGCGAGATTAAAGTCAATGTGATCCGCGAGACGCGATCTGTGGATTTTGCAAGATGA
- a CDS encoding 5-formyltetrahydrofolate cyclo-ligase, producing MQEKKKHFRAECRARLRRERLGYHAQKTAINQEICSLLKNLGAKKILLYYPLRSEVDLRPTLFALKKQRGIKVFLPKIAKISFDVVRFSLPLQKNSYGILECNTRRVSCKLDAMVVPILGMDGNFARVGFGKGMYDRFFASLKKKPKVIFIAKKFYFSKDIITQDFDIQGDYFISSFYKIKKAKNVKLPDYQLFGRRPICGDYHFFCRKKALPL from the coding sequence ATGCAGGAGAAAAAAAAGCATTTTCGAGCAGAGTGCAGGGCAAGATTGCGACGTGAGAGGCTAGGCTATCATGCACAAAAAACTGCCATCAATCAAGAGATTTGCTCCTTGCTCAAAAATCTTGGGGCCAAAAAAATCCTGCTGTATTATCCCTTGAGAAGCGAGGTGGATCTAAGGCCCACTCTCTTTGCGCTGAAAAAACAAAGGGGCATTAAGGTTTTCCTGCCCAAAATCGCAAAAATTAGCTTTGATGTTGTAAGATTTTCTCTCCCTTTGCAAAAGAATTCCTATGGAATCTTGGAATGCAACACGCGAAGGGTTTCTTGCAAACTTGATGCCATGGTCGTGCCCATTTTGGGCATGGATGGCAACTTTGCGCGCGTTGGCTTTGGAAAGGGGATGTATGATCGCTTTTTTGCAAGCCTCAAAAAGAAGCCAAAAGTTATTTTTATCGCCAAAAAATTCTATTTTTCAAAAGATATAATTACGCAGGATTTTGATATCCAGGGTGATTATTTTATTTCCAGTTTCTATAAAATCAAAAAGGCAAAGAATGTTAAGTTACCTGATTATCAGCTCTTTGGGCGTAGGCCTATTTGTGGGGATTATCACTTTTTTTGTCGTAAAAAGGCTCTACCACTCTAA
- a CDS encoding HD domain-containing protein — translation MKDPRLKTPLLRKIFVAASIRRWNDQATPIEFVELDKQAHKFVIAYLFARIEEQERGVKIDWENLILYFCFEFFSRVVLTDIKPPVFYDLQKNYRNELSDFVIQELESELCEYPFFEMMGHYLKNPPDVLETQILKAAHFYASKWEFDIIYHFNPYMYDVQNIKSTIDKEVEGFYHLSSVQKVALFKNLQELITMFGQLRFQKRWSQTPRVPATSVLGHTLIVALSGYLLSYDIGACKQMRINHFLCGLFHDLPEILTRDIISPIKQSVRGLDHQIKELEQKAVEQKILSIVPENIAEDIKYFTQNEFSNRYKIECFVNHASGEELLSSYNKEEFQPIFGEFLKVCDLLGAFLEAKISIAHGISSHDLIDGAQKILERCGSKVIQDVDIGKIFRDFV, via the coding sequence ATGAAAGATCCAAGACTCAAAACCCCATTGCTGCGCAAGATTTTTGTCGCTGCTTCTATCCGTAGGTGGAATGATCAAGCCACTCCCATTGAATTTGTGGAGCTTGATAAGCAGGCTCATAAGTTCGTGATTGCCTATTTGTTTGCACGTATAGAGGAGCAAGAGAGGGGGGTGAAAATTGATTGGGAAAATCTTATCTTGTATTTTTGTTTTGAATTTTTTTCTCGTGTGGTCCTCACAGATATTAAGCCTCCTGTTTTTTATGACCTGCAAAAAAATTACCGCAATGAATTGAGTGATTTTGTCATCCAGGAGCTAGAGTCTGAGCTTTGTGAGTATCCCTTTTTTGAGATGATGGGGCATTATCTCAAAAATCCCCCAGATGTCTTGGAGACACAGATTCTCAAAGCTGCGCATTTTTATGCCTCCAAATGGGAGTTTGACATCATCTATCATTTCAACCCCTACATGTATGATGTGCAAAATATCAAAAGCACTATTGACAAGGAAGTGGAGGGTTTTTATCATTTAAGCAGTGTGCAAAAAGTGGCTCTGTTTAAAAATCTGCAAGAGCTCATTACAATGTTTGGGCAGTTGAGATTCCAGAAGCGTTGGAGCCAAACTCCAAGGGTGCCTGCTACAAGTGTGCTAGGACATACGCTCATTGTAGCACTGAGTGGATATCTTTTGAGTTATGATATTGGTGCTTGCAAGCAAATGCGCATCAATCATTTTCTTTGTGGCTTATTTCATGATCTTCCAGAGATTTTAACTCGTGATATTATCTCTCCCATTAAGCAAAGTGTGCGCGGGCTAGATCATCAGATAAAAGAGCTGGAACAAAAGGCTGTGGAGCAAAAAATCCTCTCCATCGTGCCAGAAAATATCGCAGAAGACATCAAGTATTTCACACAGAATGAATTTAGCAATCGTTATAAAATTGAATGTTTTGTGAATCATGCAAGCGGGGAAGAATTGCTAAGCTCCTACAACAAAGAGGAATTTCAGCCTATTTTTGGAGAATTTTTAAAAGTTTGTGATTTATTGGGAGCATTTTTAGAGGCAAAAATCTCTATTGCCCATGGGATCTCCTCTCATGATCTCATCGATGGCGCACAGAAAATTTTAGAGAGATGTGGGAGCAAGGTCATCCAAGATGTAGACATAGGAAAGATTTTTAGGGATTTTGTCTGA
- the fliR gene encoding flagellar biosynthetic protein FliR, whose product MEFLSLLTQNNTEAFLLLLLRFGGIFAFFPFFDSGLIPVSLRGALAFFMCLVFFPILPHTPLQLDTVSFLIAGSLELLFGFLASLVLQIIFSTLAFAGDSISFSMGLTMASAYDPATGSQKPIVGQVLMMLAMLIALQSDFHHVIFSFVAQSLEQIPLGHFVTKQNILETIIYDFSLLFSVGFAMAFPILGLILLSDIVFGMIMKTHPQFNLLAIGFPVKIALAFIAIIVIIPSIMNVFSTHLKNGFMMLQKIF is encoded by the coding sequence ATGGAATTTCTCTCACTCCTCACCCAAAACAATACAGAGGCTTTTTTGCTTTTGCTTCTGCGCTTTGGAGGGATTTTCGCATTTTTCCCTTTTTTTGATTCTGGACTCATTCCTGTTTCCCTGCGTGGGGCATTGGCATTTTTCATGTGCCTAGTGTTTTTTCCCATTTTGCCCCATACTCCCCTGCAGTTAGATACGGTGAGTTTTCTTATAGCAGGAAGCCTAGAGCTATTATTTGGATTTTTAGCCTCACTTGTTTTGCAGATCATTTTTTCCACCCTTGCTTTTGCTGGAGATAGCATTAGTTTTTCGATGGGGCTTACCATGGCAAGTGCCTATGATCCTGCCACAGGATCGCAAAAACCCATCGTTGGACAGGTTTTGATGATGTTAGCCATGCTTATTGCCTTGCAGAGTGATTTTCATCATGTGATTTTTTCTTTTGTGGCTCAGAGTTTGGAGCAGATCCCTTTGGGGCATTTTGTCACCAAGCAAAATATTTTAGAGACCATTATCTATGATTTTTCTTTGCTTTTTAGTGTAGGTTTTGCGATGGCCTTTCCCATTTTGGGACTCATTTTGCTCAGTGATATTGTGTTTGGAATGATTATGAAGACTCATCCTCAATTCAATCTCCTTGCCATTGGCTTTCCTGTAAAGATCGCGCTGGCATTTATTGCCATCATCGTGATTATTCCATCCATCATGAATGTTTTTTCCACGCATCTTAAAAATGGCTTTATGATGCTGCAAAAAATCTTTTAG